The following proteins come from a genomic window of Salvia hispanica cultivar TCC Black 2014 chromosome 4, UniMelb_Shisp_WGS_1.0, whole genome shotgun sequence:
- the LOC125219855 gene encoding cytochrome P450 CYP749A22-like — protein sequence MATLVIVTIFLATCLLVYVLRNLVRLVKKVWLNPMRIRHLMSSQGINGPPPRWLYGNTKEIMEMRREATGQAMDDVSHNIYARILPHVLSWTQQYGENYLNWYGFQPQLVVTEAELVKEILNNKGGDYPKIDLDGFAKKLLGDGVSSSKGQKWKRMRKLANNSFHAESLKNMIPAMVTSVESMLEKWKSYEGKEIEVFEEFKVLTSQVISKTAFGSNYLEGQNIFDMLTKLTLLLSRNTLKVKFPGMSLFLTDKDEVESEKLEKGIRDCITQIINKREKQGNLRKDFLGMLLEANLDRDQNNRISAEDIVDECKTFYFAGHETTTALLAWTVLLLAKNQEWQDKARDEVTDAFGQLNPSADGIARLKTMNMIIEESLRLYPPVPLIKRKVDKRVKLGKLTLPPEMELYISPLAMHHDPKIWGEDVHLFRPERFAQGTVKATNNNPIAFLPFGFGPRTCLGLNFATVEAKIALSMILQHYRLILSPTYIHSPVQVFMVIPKHGVQVILLKI from the exons ATGGCAACTCTTGTAATAGTAACAATCTTTCTTGCTACATGTCTGTTGGTTTATGTCTTGCGAAATCTAGTTCGTTTGGTTAAGAAAGTATGGTTGAATCCAATGCGCATACGCCACCTCATGTCGTCCCAAGGCATCAACGGCCCTCCGCCCAGATGGCTGTATGGAAACACAAAGGAGATTATGGAGATGAGAAGGGAGGCGACCGGACAAGCAATGGACGACGTTTCACACAATATATACGCGAGAATTCTGCCTCATGTTCTTTCGTGGACACAACAGTATG GTGAAAACTACCTCAACTGGTACGGTTTTCAGCCGCAGTTGGTAGTTACTGAAGCAGAACTTGTTAAGGAAATACTAAACAACAAAGGCGGTGACTACCCAAAAATAGATCTTGATGGTTTTGCAAAGAAGTTGCTGGGAGACGGCGTCTCATCATCTAAAGGACAAAAGTGGAAAAGGATGCGAAAGCTTGCCAATAATTCTTTCCATGCGGAGAGCTTGAAA AATATGATTCCTGCAATGGTCACAAGCGTGGAGTCGATGTTAGAAAAGTGGAAGAGCTACGAGGGCAAAGAGATTGAGGTGTTCGAAGAGTTCAAGGTATTGACATCACAGGTTATTTCAAAGACAGCCTTTGGCAGCAACTACTTGGAAGGGCAGAACATATTTGATATGTTGACGAAGTTAACGTTGCTTCTTTCAAGAAACACTCTCAAGGTTAAGTTTCCTGGCATGAG CCTGTTCTTGACAGACAAAGACGAGGTTGAATCAGAGAAACTAGAGAAAGGGATCCGCGACTGCATCACACAGATAATAAACAAACGAGAAAAGCAAGGAAATTTGCGAAAAGATTTTCTTGGAATGCTGTTAGAAGCTAATCTGGACAGGGATCAAAACAATAGGATCTCTGCGGAAGACATAGTTGATGAGTGTAAGACATTCTACTTCGCTGGGCACGAAACAACGACAGCATTGCTAGCATGGACtgttcttcttcttgccaAGAACCAAGAATGGCAAGACAAAGCAAGGGACGAGGTTACTGATGCGTTCGGGCAGCTGAATCCTAGTGCAGACGGCATTGCAAGACTAAAAACA ATGAACATGATCATAGAAGAATCACTGAGACTATACCCTCCAGTGCCattaataaagagaaaagtCGATAAGCGAGTTAAGCTTGGAAAGCTAACTCTACCGCCTGAAATGGAGCTATATATTTCGCCATTGGCAATGCATCATGATCCTAAAATATGGGGAGAAGATGTTCATCTTTTCAGACCAGAGAGATTTGCACAAGGGACTGTGAAGGCGACTAACAATAATCCTATTGCGTTCTTGCCATTTGGGTTCGGACCAAGAACTTGTCTTGGTCTGAATTTTGCCACTGTGGAAGCAAAAATAGCACTTTCAATGATTCTGCAACATTACCGGTTGATCCTTTCGCCTACATACATTCACTCTCCAGTTCAGGTGTTTATGGTCATTCCAAAACATGGAGTTCAAGTTATTCTCCTGAAAATTTGA
- the LOC125219997 gene encoding cytochrome P450 CYP749A22-like, translating to MSEFEVFLLFSSVFLCFYCLRFFHKLWISPIRLQAKMMSQGMRGPSYKFPYGNTKQISQMRSQFSHKPMDISHHEHPLFPRLHPHVYAWTKVYGRNFICWDGSKCQLFVTEPELSKEILMNREGAFPKMDMAGCLKKLVGEALTTNEGVKWAKVRKLADRSFHAESLKGMVPEMSSSVAMMLEKWGNYEGREIDVFQEFRVLTNEVISRTAFGSSYMDGKLIFEMKEKLTALAAKNLFKLRFPGISLLVRSDDEVEAGRIDLRLNDLIMEKVRERERDGELGCDYLGQLIRISHESDVEKMITMQQLVDEVKAIYGAGNRTTTSLLGWCVLLLATHTQWQDKAREEVKETFGGNTPDAGGISRLKIMNMIINECLRLYPPALSLTRKVAKETKLGQLCLFPNTNIFISVLALHHNPQIWGDDVLLFKPERFAQGVIKATNNNTAAFLPFGMGARTCVGIEFTTTEAKIALSMILHNYKFVLSPNYVHCPIEDIILVPRNGIQVILEKI from the exons atgtctGAATTTGAAGTATTCTTACTCTTTTCCTCTGTTTTTTTGTGCTTTTATTGCCTCAGATTCTTCCACAAACTATGGATTTCCCCGATTCGACTGCAAGCTAAAATGATGTCGCAGGGAATGAGAGGTCCATCATACAAATTTCCATATGGAAACACCAAACAAATCTCTCAAATGAGAAGCCAATTCTCCCACAAACCAATGGATATTTCACATCATGAACATCCTCTGTTTCCTAGGCTTCATCCTCATGTCTATGCTTGGACCAAGGTTTATG GGAGAAACTTCATTTGCTGGGATGGTTCAAAGTGCCAACTGTTTGTGACTGAACCAGAGCTGAGCAAGGAGATACTGATGAACAGAGAAGGCGCTTTTCCCAAAATGGATATGGCAGGCTGTCTGAAGAAGCTCGTTGGGGAAGCACTCACCACAAATGAGGGTGTAAAATGGGCCAAAGTCAGAAAACTGGCTGATCGGAGTTTCCACGCTGAGAGTCTCAAG GGTATGGTTCCAGAAATGAGCTCCAGCGTGGCGATGATGTTAGAAAAATGGGGAAACTATGAAGGAAGAGAGATTGATGTCTTCCAAGAGTTCAGGGTTCTGACTAATGAAGTGATTTCTCGGACAGCCTTTGGTAGTAGTTACATGGATGGAAAGCTTATCtttgagatgaaagagaaATTGACAGCACTTGCTGCCAAAAATCTCTTTAAACTCAGATTTCCAGGCATTAG TTTGCTGGTAAGAAGTGATGATGAGGTTGAGGCAGGGAGGATTGATCTAAGACTCAATGATTTGATTATGGAGAAAgtgagggagagggagagagatggagagttGGGCTGTGATTATCTGGGACAACTCATCAGAATCAGCCATGAATCCGATGTGGAGAAGATGATCACAATGCAGCAGTTGGTTGACGAGGTTAAGGCAATCTACGGTGCAGGGAATCGCACCACCACGAGTTTGCTCGGATGGTGTGTCCTGCTCCTAGCTACACACACACAGTGGCAGGACAAGGCAAGGGAGGAGGTGAAGGAAACATTTGGTGGAAACACACCGGATGCCGGTGGCATTTCAAGGctcaaaata ATGAACATGATAATCAATGAGTGTCTGAGGCTATACCCTCCAGCTCTTTCACTGACTCGGAAAGTTGCTAAGGAAACCAAATTAGGCCAGCTATGCCTATTTCCCAACACCAACATTTTCATATCTGTGCTGGCTCTACACCACAATCCTCAAATCTGGGGAGACGACGTGCTTCTCTTTAAACCGGAGAGATTTGCACAAGGTGTTATTAAAGCAACAAACAATAACACTGCTGCATTTCTACCGTTTGGGATGGGGGCTAGAACTTGTGTAGGTATCGAGTTTACCACCACCGAAGCCAAGATTGCCCTCTCGATGATTCTGCACAACTACAAGTTCGTCCTCTCGCCTAACTACGTCCACTGCCCCATCGAGGACATCATTCTTGTCCCAAGAAATGGAATTCAAGTCATCCTCGAAAAAATCTGA
- the LOC125220264 gene encoding death domain-associated protein 6-like, which yields MSSSREGRIDKGKGKSKRPSRKSVIDEISQRNMDMWQNREEQDMANAIALSRSQSQGGRGYGGDAYVGSGSGAPGPGAYSQQIPTPVNLDDDDDDEEEEEEEAEEEQQQEMPPPPPPPRSRRGRGNST from the exons ATGTCTTCATCCCGAGAAGGTCGTATTGATAAGGGAAAAGGAAAGTCCAAGAGGCCAAGTCGAAAATCCGTTATTGATGAGATTTCTCAAAGGAACATGGATATGTGGCAg aatCGAGAAGAGCAAGATATGGCCAATGCTATTGCTCTCTCCCGCTCTCAATCCCAAGGCGGACGTGGATATGGAGGCGATGCTTATGttggtagtggtagtggtgcTCCCGGTCCCGGTGCCTATTCTCAACAAATTCCAACCCCGGTGAATCTTGATGACGACGATGATgacgaggaggaagaggaggaggaggcggaaGAGGAACAACAACAAGAAATGCCACCCCCACCCCCACCACCAAGGAGTCGTCGTGGTCGTG GCAActcaacttaa
- the LOC125219980 gene encoding cytochrome P450 CYP749A22-like — MRMLVVMVLVSATLCFYLLRFLHKILWTPIRLQAKMRSQGIRGPAYKFPHGDTKDISHMRSQFMDKPMMDISHDLLPRIQPHVYAWTKAYGKNFICWHGSQCQLFVTEPELIKDIMMNREGVFPKMEVEGAAKKLLGEALITNEGEKWAKVRKLANHTFHADSLKRMVPEMSASVAMMLMKWESYGGKEIDVFKEFGELTTEVISRTAFGSSHIDGEQIFEMVAKLTAVTVRNVYKVRVPIISSLVRNNDDIEAKNLEQRIKSAILEKVRKREIDAKKNGNLDDFGCDYLGQLVGSSHESDVKKRITTEQMIDEIKAIYGAGHLTTTSLLGWCAVLLATHTEWQDRAREEVMETFGGSSPDSDGIARLKIMNMIINECLRLYPPVLTMTRKVAKETKLGQLCVFPNTNIFISVLALHHNPEIWGNDVLLFKPERFAQGVAKATNNNGAAFLPFGMGTRTCVGLNFTTNEAKIALSMILQKYKFSLSPNYVHNPADVFILTPKNGVQVILKKV; from the exons ATGAGAATGTTAGTAGTGATGGTACTTGTTTCAGCAACTTTGTGCTTCTACTTGCTCAGATTCTTGCACAAAATATTGTGGACTCCGATTCGACTGCAAGCAAAAATGAGGTCGCAGGGAATCCGTGGTCCAGCTTACAAATTCCCTCATGGAGACACCAAAGATATCTCTCACATGAGAAGCCAATTCATGGATAAACCAATGATGGATATTTCACATGACTTACTTCCAAGAATTCAACCCCATGTCTATGCATGGACCAAGGCCTATG GGAAGAATTTCATTTGCTGGCATGGTTCCCAGTGCCAATTGTTTGTTACTGAGCCAGAGCTGATAAAGGATATAATGATGAACAGAGAAGGCGTTTTCCCGAAAATGGAGGTCGAGGGTGCTGCAAAGAAGTTGCTGGGAGAAGCACTCATCACAAATGAGGGTGAAAAATGGGCCAAAGTGAGAAAACTGGCTAATCACACTTTCCATGCAGACAGCCTCAAA AGAATGGTTCCAGAGATGAGTGCAAGCGTCGCCATGATGTTGATGAAGTGGGAGAGCTATGGAGGAAAGGAGATCGATGTGTTCAAAGAATTCGGGGAGCTGACGACTGAAGTGATTTCAAGAACTGCCTTTGGAAGTAGTCACATTGATGGGGAGCAGATATTTGAGATGGTAGCAAAATTGACAGCAGTTACAGTTAGAAATGTGTATAAAGTCAGAGTTCCAATAATCAG TTCCCTAGTAAGAAACAATGATGATATTGAGGCGAAGAATCTCGAGCAAAGAATCAAGAGCGCTATACTGGAGAAAGTGCGAAAGAGGGAGATAGATGCGAAGAAAAATGGGAATCTTGATGACTTCGGGTGTGATTACTTGGGGCAACTTGTCGGAAGCAGCCATGAATCTGATGTCAAGAAGAGGATCACGACAGAACAGATGATTGATGAGATCAAGGCCATCTACGGTGCAGGCCATCTCACGACCACAAGCTTGCTCGGGTGGTGTGCTGTGCTCCTAGCGACACACACAGAGTGGCAAGACAGAGCTAGGGAGGAAGTGATGGAAACATTTGGAGGGAGCAGCCCGGATTCTGATGGCATTGCGAGGCtcaaaata ATGAACATGATCATCAACGAGTGTTTGAGGCTATACCCTCCGGTTCTTACAATGACGAGGAAAGTTGCCAAGGAGACTAAACTAGGACAGCTCTGTGTATTTCCCAACACcaacattttcatttcagttCTAGCTTTGCACCACAACCCTGAAATCTGGGGCAACGACGTGCTTCTCTTTAAACCAGAGAGATTTGCACAAGGTGTTGCTAAAGCTACCAATAACAACGGTGCTGCATTTCTGCCTTTTGGAATGGGGACTCGGACTTGTGTAGGTCTCAACTTCACCACCAATGAAGCCAAGATTGCACTGTCCATGATCCTCCAAAAGTACAAGTTTTCCCTCTCGCCTAACTACGTCCACAACCCTGCTGATGTCTTCATACTTACTCCCAAAAATGGAGTTCAAGTCATCCTCAAAAAAGTGTAA
- the LOC125220265 gene encoding cytochrome P450 CYP749A22-like, with the protein MFLSKPTEETRSNQKIAQELVNTWSHLVFNKSPPSVYFYGNNEGRPSTIRYGCIKQLLGDGLVVTDGEKWSKLRKLSNHAFHGDCLKEMVPALVSCVETMLEKWSSYHGKEIEVCSEFRLLSSDVISRTAFGSSYLEGRKIFDMLSKLGVLISTNVFKIGLFGIGRFIRTRDDIEADKTEQLLHDSIMEIVKKRQFEVQNGKADSFGSHFLGSLLKGHHDNDPKSQISAAEIIDECKTFYFTGQETTFSLLSWTTFLLAIHTDWQERAREEVLQLFGQQNSNSDGLSRLKSVNMILYETLRLYTPVTSIIRRIGIRVKLGKYEFPANMKVSIPPLAIHRNPDIWGQDAHLFKLERFSEGMAKATNGNPTAFLGFGYGPRTCLGLNLAISEAKIALSMILQRYKFTLSPEYVHLPLIVLTAHPEHGVGILLQPL; encoded by the exons ATGTTTTTGTCTAAGCCGACTGAGGAGACCAGAAGCAACCAGAAAATTGCTCAAGAATTGGTTAACACATGGAGCCATCTAGTTTTCAACAAGAGTCCTCCCTCGGTGTATTTTTATGGGAATAATGAAGGGAGACCATCAACCATTCG CTATGGTTGTATCAAGCAATTGTTAGGAGATGGACTTGTTGTGACAGATGGTGAAAAATGGTCTAAGCTTAGGAAATTGTCTAATCATGCTTTCCATGGAGACTGCCTCAAG GAGATGGTACCTGCCTTGGTTTCTTGTGTCGAAACCATGCTTGAGAAATGGAGTAGTTACCATGGTAAAGAAATCGAGGTCTGCAGCGAATTCAGGCTTCTTAGCTCAGATGTGATTTCTAGAACAGCTTTTGGAAGTAGCTATTTGGAAGGGAGAAAGATATTTGATATGTTGTCCAAACTTGGTGTCTTGATTTCCACAAATGTGTTCAAGATCGGACTTTTTGGCATTGG AAGATTTATAAGAACACGGGATGACATCGAAGCAGACAAGACCGAGCAGTTGCTTCATGATTCTATCATGGAAATAGTAAAGAAGAGACAGTTTGAGGTTCAAAATGGCAAAGCAGACAGCTTCGGTAGTCATTTTCTAGGATCTCTCCTAAAAGGTCACCACGACAATGATCCGAAGAGCCAGATATCAGCAGCTGAGATCATCGATGAATGTAAAACCTTCTATTTTACTGGACAAGAAACAACATTCAGTTTACTATCATGGACCACATTTCTCCTAGCAATCCACACTGACTGGCAAGAGAGAGCCCGGGAAGAAGTGTTACAGCTTTTCGGTcaacaaaattccaactcaGATGGCCTTTCCAGATTAAAATCT GTTAACATGATATTATACGAAACACTGAGGCTATACACCCCGGTCACTAGTATTATAAGGAGAATAGGCATTAGAGTTAAGTTGGGAAAATACGAGTTTCCTGCAAATATGAAAGTTTCTATTCCGCCTCTAGCTATCCACCGGAATCCTGACATATGGGGTCAAGACGCTCACCTTTTCAAACTGGAAAGATTTTCTGAAGGGATGGCTAAGGCGACGAATGGTAACCCCACGGCCTTCCTAGGATTTGGGTATGGACCGCGAACTTGTCTGGGCCTCAATTTGGCGATCAGTGAGGCAAAGATAGCGCTCTCGATGATCCTCCAACGCTACAAGTTCACACTGTCACCGGAGTATGTTCACTTGCCTTTGATAGTCCTCACTGCTCACCCGGAGCACGGAGTTGGGATCTTGCTTCAGCCGCTTTAA